A part of Limibacillus halophilus genomic DNA contains:
- a CDS encoding TRAP transporter small permease subunit, whose product MKRIVTALEKLTVGIGYAASVLIVPLILATCYEVFARYAFGSPTIWAFELGYSVMGVHFLLGAALTLQRGGHIRIDVLYGNFKPKTKATIDLFFYVIFLLPFLTIVSYWMLSYAFDSFVSGERTGQSAWNPVIWPFRIMISSAIALLTVQTIAEILKCVMTLRHADDQAEEA is encoded by the coding sequence ATGAAACGCATTGTCACCGCGCTCGAAAAGTTGACGGTAGGAATCGGCTACGCCGCGTCGGTCCTCATTGTCCCACTGATACTGGCAACCTGCTACGAAGTCTTTGCTCGCTACGCCTTCGGCTCGCCAACGATCTGGGCGTTTGAGCTTGGTTACTCCGTGATGGGTGTTCACTTCCTGCTGGGCGCGGCACTGACGCTGCAGCGTGGCGGGCACATTCGCATTGATGTGCTCTATGGAAACTTCAAACCCAAGACAAAGGCGACGATCGATCTTTTCTTCTACGTGATTTTTCTGCTGCCGTTTTTAACGATCGTGTCCTATTGGATGCTCAGCTATGCCTTTGATTCCTTCGTGAGCGGCGAGCGCACCGGCCAGTCGGCCTGGAACCCCGTGATCTGGCCGTTCCGCATCATGATCTCCAGCGCCATCGCGCTACTTACCGTCCAAACTATTGCAGAAATTTTGAAGTGCGTGATGACACTCCGCCACGCCGATGATCAGGCGGAGGAGGCCTAA
- a CDS encoding TRAP transporter large permease → MEALLMFPALFLLIFLGFPVAFALMSVAFVFGYYTFGDAAFFQFMQKIEDVASNFILAAVPLFVFMGAMLERSGIAEKLFHAVHLWTRRLPGGVAVGTVIMCIIFAASTGVIGATETVVGLLAIPSMMRLNYSKSLISGTICAGGSLGTIIPPSVVVVVLGPIANVSIGDLMVGMIFPGLILSGLYIVYIILLCTFSPTAAPRVDDDEPLMPLGEKLVVTVKALVPPLFMIFAVLGSIMLGWAAPTEAAALGAAGAIVLTIAYGKFTLQTFSEALVKTLTVTSMIMLILLGGSIFTGVYAGSGGMSIMRDLLDAISLGPWGLLIIFLLLVFVAGFFLEWISILLIFVPLFMPFIRDAGFDPVWFCMLILIMIQTSYLTPPMAPAIFYLRGIAPPEMTLRHMYVGVVPFLAIQMVALLIVMMFPETALWLPEQVLGFR, encoded by the coding sequence ATGGAAGCCTTGTTGATGTTCCCGGCGCTCTTCCTGCTGATTTTCCTGGGGTTCCCGGTCGCCTTCGCGCTCATGTCCGTGGCCTTCGTCTTTGGTTACTATACCTTCGGCGACGCGGCTTTCTTTCAGTTCATGCAGAAGATCGAGGATGTAGCCAGCAACTTCATCCTTGCGGCGGTCCCCTTGTTCGTTTTCATGGGCGCCATGCTGGAGCGCTCCGGCATTGCCGAGAAGCTGTTCCACGCAGTGCACCTTTGGACCCGCCGGCTGCCAGGCGGCGTCGCTGTCGGTACGGTGATTATGTGCATCATCTTTGCCGCCTCGACCGGTGTCATCGGTGCGACGGAGACCGTAGTCGGACTCCTTGCCATCCCCTCAATGATGCGCCTCAACTACAGCAAATCCCTCATTAGCGGCACGATCTGCGCGGGCGGATCACTGGGCACGATTATTCCGCCGTCAGTGGTCGTGGTCGTATTGGGACCGATTGCCAACGTTTCGATCGGCGATCTCATGGTCGGCATGATCTTTCCAGGCTTGATCCTGTCGGGACTCTATATCGTGTACATCATCCTGCTTTGCACCTTCAGTCCAACGGCGGCGCCTCGTGTCGATGATGACGAGCCGCTGATGCCTTTAGGTGAGAAGCTGGTGGTTACGGTCAAGGCGCTGGTCCCACCGCTCTTCATGATCTTCGCCGTGCTGGGGTCGATCATGCTCGGTTGGGCAGCCCCAACCGAAGCGGCAGCGCTGGGCGCTGCTGGCGCCATCGTCCTGACGATTGCCTATGGCAAGTTCACGCTGCAGACTTTCAGCGAAGCCTTGGTCAAGACGCTGACCGTCACCTCAATGATCATGCTGATCCTCCTGGGCGGCAGTATCTTCACCGGTGTTTATGCTGGCAGCGGCGGGATGTCGATCATGCGCGATCTGCTCGACGCGATCAGTTTGGGCCCATGGGGTCTGCTGATTATCTTCCTGCTGCTGGTCTTCGTTGCCGGGTTCTTCCTGGAATGGATATCGATCCTGTTGATCTTCGTGCCGCTGTTCATGCCCTTCATCCGCGACGCAGGGTTCGATCCGGTCTGGTTCTGCATGCTCATTCTGATCATGATCCAAACCAGCTACCTGACACCGCCGATGGCGCCGGCCATTTTCTACCTGCGCGGTATAGCACCACCGGAGATGACCTTGCGGCATATGTACGTGGGCGTGGTCCCCTTCCTGGCGATCCAGATGGTGGCTCTGCTGATTGTAATGATGTTCCCGGAAACGGCCTTGTGGCTGCCGGAGCAGGTACTTGGCTTCCGTTGA
- the dctP gene encoding TRAP transporter substrate-binding protein DctP: MLKHFAPRVLAGAALAVTLAVTGLANAQEHKFKMATAWSGGPLTDIGAQAFADRVKETSGGRIEIEVFPSGTLGPGLKVSETVKNGVADMGHTWVGYDWGADTTAVLFGGYAGSFDSERMLHWLYRAGGAELHAQWRDEQFGLVAMPLFIRTSEVFLHSRKPVRTLEDLQGLKLRTAGAWLDISQSMGAAPVTMPGGDVYPALERGTIDATEWGTLWENLSPGFYRVTKYVIIPGVHQPTAPFELVVNKDSWAKLSEADQKLISDAAFYTTMNSWLTIGQEDAKALEVYRQEGNEIVELDAEVQIAAHNAGIAWAEKQAEGNEWFRKVLDHQKAFADLWKDANRYRNVKTE; encoded by the coding sequence CTGGCCAACGCCCAAGAGCACAAGTTTAAAATGGCCACCGCTTGGAGCGGCGGACCACTGACCGACATTGGCGCTCAGGCCTTCGCCGACCGGGTTAAGGAAACCTCCGGTGGACGCATTGAGATCGAAGTCTTTCCGTCAGGCACCTTGGGCCCGGGCCTGAAAGTCTCCGAGACCGTGAAGAACGGCGTTGCCGATATGGGCCATACCTGGGTCGGTTACGACTGGGGCGCGGACACGACGGCAGTGTTGTTTGGCGGGTACGCCGGCAGCTTCGACAGCGAGCGGATGCTGCACTGGCTCTATCGTGCAGGCGGCGCCGAACTGCACGCCCAGTGGCGCGATGAACAGTTCGGCCTGGTCGCCATGCCGCTCTTCATTCGCACCTCCGAAGTGTTCTTGCATTCCCGCAAGCCCGTTCGCACGCTTGAGGACCTGCAAGGGCTGAAGCTTCGTACCGCTGGCGCATGGTTGGATATCTCCCAGTCCATGGGCGCCGCACCGGTCACCATGCCGGGCGGTGACGTGTATCCGGCTCTTGAGCGCGGCACCATCGATGCGACCGAATGGGGCACGCTCTGGGAGAACCTTTCTCCTGGATTCTACCGGGTGACAAAATACGTGATCATCCCGGGTGTGCATCAGCCGACTGCGCCGTTCGAGCTGGTGGTCAACAAGGACTCCTGGGCCAAACTGTCGGAAGCTGATCAGAAACTTATCAGTGACGCGGCCTTCTATACGACGATGAACAGCTGGCTGACCATCGGCCAGGAAGATGCCAAGGCCCTGGAGGTTTATCGCCAGGAAGGCAACGAGATCGTCGAACTCGATGCCGAAGTGCAAATCGCTGCACACAATGCCGGTATCGCCTGGGCCGAGAAGCAGGCAGAGGGAAACGAATGGTTCCGCAAGGTTCTAGACCATCAGAAGGCTTTTGCTGATCTGTGGAAAGACGCCAATCGGTACCGCAACGTGAAGACCGAGTAG